A part of Kitasatospora acidiphila genomic DNA contains:
- a CDS encoding tetratricopeptide repeat protein has protein sequence MITRSSAEEYTRAQLFFDAKAYADAARILQPLVEAEPGQLAARMLLARSYYHSAQLARAAAELRLILAQDPAESYAHLMLGRTLERQGRPEEARPHLRLAAAMTDAFA, from the coding sequence GTGATCACCCGCTCGTCTGCCGAGGAGTACACCCGGGCGCAGCTCTTCTTCGACGCCAAGGCCTATGCCGACGCTGCCCGGATCCTGCAGCCGCTGGTCGAGGCCGAGCCCGGGCAGCTCGCCGCCCGGATGCTGCTGGCCCGCAGCTACTACCACTCGGCGCAGCTCGCCCGGGCCGCCGCCGAGCTGCGGCTGATCCTGGCGCAGGACCCGGCCGAGAGCTATGCGCACCTGATGCTCGGCCGCACCTTGGAGCGCCAGGGCCGGCCCGAGGAGGCCCGCCCGCATCTGCGCCTGGCCGCCGCGATGACCGACGCGTTCGCCTGA
- a CDS encoding carboxymuconolactone decarboxylase family protein: MELTQTVVDRSAGYRTLDLYQDPVTQEAALPGLERIAPGFPDWIVTSLFGGTYQRPGLQPRDRQLVNLATLATLGGVDPQLTGHIRSSLRVGLTRQQVVEVFVHLAPYIGTPKALAALRVAAATFEQLDAEEAAK, translated from the coding sequence ATGGAGCTCACCCAGACCGTCGTCGACCGCTCGGCCGGCTACCGCACCCTTGACCTCTACCAGGACCCGGTGACCCAGGAGGCCGCGCTGCCCGGGCTGGAGCGGATCGCACCGGGCTTTCCGGACTGGATCGTCACCAGCCTGTTCGGCGGCACGTACCAGCGGCCGGGGCTGCAGCCTCGGGACCGCCAACTGGTCAACCTGGCCACGCTGGCCACCCTCGGCGGGGTGGACCCGCAGCTGACCGGGCACATCCGCAGCAGCCTGCGGGTGGGGCTCACCAGGCAGCAGGTGGTGGAGGTGTTCGTGCACCTGGCGCCGTACATCGGCACGCCCAAGGCCCTGGCCGCGCTGCGCGTGGCCGCGGCGACGTTCGAACAGCTCGACGCCGAGGAGGCCGCCAAGTGA
- a CDS encoding TetR/AcrR family transcriptional regulator, with product MNTSDRLIESTQELLWERGYVGTSPRAIQQRAGVGQGSMYHHFQGKPDLAAAALRRSGEQMRALAEQQLGGPGTAYQRIENYLQREREVLRGCRIGRMAQDPDVVADVELRAPVQETFDWLTGRLAEVIEDGRRAGELRPGAPAVELAQALVAVLQGGYVLARSAESEEPFHQAVRGALALLKSQLA from the coding sequence ATGAACACCAGCGACCGGCTCATCGAGAGCACTCAGGAGCTCCTCTGGGAGCGGGGCTACGTCGGCACCAGCCCGCGGGCGATCCAGCAGCGGGCCGGCGTCGGGCAGGGCAGCATGTACCACCACTTCCAGGGCAAGCCCGACCTCGCCGCGGCCGCGCTGCGGCGCAGCGGCGAGCAGATGCGGGCGCTGGCCGAGCAGCAGTTGGGCGGGCCCGGCACGGCCTACCAGCGGATCGAGAACTACCTGCAGCGAGAGCGCGAGGTGCTGCGCGGCTGCCGGATCGGGCGGATGGCGCAGGATCCGGACGTGGTGGCCGACGTCGAGCTGCGGGCGCCGGTGCAGGAGACCTTCGACTGGCTCACCGGTCGACTGGCCGAGGTGATCGAGGACGGGCGCCGGGCCGGCGAGCTTCGCCCGGGGGCCCCGGCGGTGGAGCTGGCGCAGGCGCTGGTGGCGGTGCTCCAGGGCGGCTATGTGCTGGCCCGCTCGGCGGAGTCCGAGGAGCCGTTCCACCAGGCGGTGCGCGGTGCGCTGGCGCTGCTCAAGAGCCAGCTGGCCTGA
- a CDS encoding NAD-dependent epimerase/dehydratase family protein, which translates to MHVFLAGGTGAVGRLLLPLLLEAGHRVTAVSRGADGVERLRAAGADTVQLDVLDRPAVEAAMREAAPDVVMHQLTALADYDLAANARIRREGTRNLVDAAHAAGVHRIVAQSISWAYQGGDTPADESTPLDPTTDEPRATTVSALRTLEDAAAELPEHVVLRYGALYGPGTWYVPGGLIADRLRRGELPAGPAITSFLHVTDAARAALAALEWPSGPVNVVDDEPAPASEWVPVLAAALGVGVPAGEGGGVRQAWERGADGAHAREKLNWRPVYDSWRTGFQQLGTAGGTL; encoded by the coding sequence ATGCATGTGTTCCTCGCCGGAGGTACCGGCGCCGTCGGCCGACTGCTGCTGCCGCTGCTGTTGGAGGCCGGCCACCGGGTGACCGCCGTGTCGCGCGGCGCGGACGGCGTCGAGCGGCTGCGGGCCGCCGGTGCCGACACCGTTCAGCTGGACGTCCTCGACCGGCCCGCGGTCGAGGCGGCGATGCGGGAGGCGGCGCCCGACGTGGTGATGCACCAGCTCACCGCGCTCGCCGACTACGACCTGGCCGCCAACGCGCGCATTCGCCGCGAGGGCACCCGCAACCTGGTGGACGCCGCCCACGCGGCCGGGGTGCACCGGATCGTCGCCCAGTCCATCTCCTGGGCCTACCAGGGCGGGGACACCCCCGCCGACGAGTCCACCCCGCTCGACCCGACCACCGACGAACCGCGCGCCACCACCGTCTCCGCGCTGCGCACGCTGGAGGATGCCGCCGCCGAGCTGCCCGAGCACGTGGTCCTCCGCTACGGCGCCCTCTACGGTCCCGGCACCTGGTACGTTCCCGGCGGCCTGATCGCCGACCGCCTGCGGCGTGGTGAGCTGCCCGCCGGGCCCGCGATCACCTCGTTCCTGCACGTGACGGATGCGGCCCGGGCCGCGCTCGCCGCGCTGGAGTGGCCGAGTGGCCCGGTCAACGTGGTGGACGACGAGCCGGCGCCCGCGAGCGAGTGGGTGCCGGTCCTGGCCGCAGCCTTGGGAGTTGGGGTGCCGGCCGGTGAGGGCGGCGGGGTGCGGCAGGCCTGGGAGCGCGGCGCGGACGGTGCCCATGCTCGCGAGAAACTCAACTGGCGTCCGGTGTACGACTCTTGGCGCACTGGGTTCCAGCAGCTGGGCACCGCCGGGGGCACGCTGTGA
- a CDS encoding tetratricopeptide repeat protein, with the protein MTGGAGQTADSLFDLGASERAAGNVDAARAAFARAAATGHPDIAPKALANLAVLEASAGRTAEARSAFERAIATGHPDHAPQSQFNFAIFLQRQGDLTRARELYQQAVASGHPEHARKAMFNLANLAAEQGRLDEACGLFLRAMAPPFVGDTAWRAHRRLVEVDPGRLPDAREVYLRAIANEADDERTANQARELLLDLDPQHAVPPRTISLGHRQFDLAEIEFAEWATGRPGYGSGYLDVYTRDGQQHTLFIDLGDRYDSQGFEWLRRHLGPDQL; encoded by the coding sequence GTGACCGGCGGTGCGGGGCAGACGGCGGACTCGCTCTTCGATCTCGGGGCAAGTGAGCGGGCAGCCGGCAACGTTGACGCCGCCCGGGCCGCGTTCGCCCGCGCTGCCGCCACCGGTCACCCCGACATCGCCCCCAAGGCCCTGGCGAACCTGGCCGTCCTCGAAGCCTCGGCCGGCCGAACTGCCGAGGCTCGCAGCGCCTTTGAGCGGGCCATCGCCACCGGGCACCCCGACCATGCGCCGCAGTCCCAGTTCAACTTCGCCATCTTCCTGCAACGCCAGGGCGACTTGACGCGCGCCCGCGAGCTCTACCAGCAGGCTGTCGCCAGCGGCCATCCCGAGCATGCTCGAAAGGCGATGTTCAACCTCGCCAACTTGGCTGCCGAGCAAGGCCGTCTCGACGAAGCCTGTGGCCTGTTCCTGCGAGCCATGGCACCGCCGTTCGTCGGGGACACCGCTTGGCGCGCACACCGCCGCCTCGTCGAGGTCGACCCCGGCCGGCTCCCCGACGCCCGTGAGGTCTACCTGCGCGCCATCGCGAACGAGGCCGACGACGAGCGGACGGCGAACCAGGCCCGTGAGCTCCTCCTCGACCTCGACCCGCAGCACGCCGTCCCGCCGCGAACGATCAGCCTCGGCCACCGTCAATTCGACCTGGCCGAGATCGAGTTCGCCGAATGGGCGACCGGTCGGCCGGGGTATGGCAGCGGCTACCTCGACGTCTACACCCGTGACGGTCAGCAGCACACGCTGTTCATCGACCTCGGGGACCGGTACGACAGCCAGGGATTCGAGTGGCTGCGGCGCCACCTCGGACCCGATCAGCTCTGA
- a CDS encoding DUF4865 family protein, with the protein MQAMQYEITLPADYDMGIIHRRVAEKGRLTDEFPGLAMKAYLVRERGVAGSPVNQYAPFYLWNTATGMNAFLWGPGFRGLSQDFGRPVVRSWLGLAHQRGQRFDATPTTAVRRLLPVPGDADPAELIERMLSTLPADGDHPAVHSIAVAIDTSGWELVTMTLGTDDLPDQLPGERYRVLHLSAPELTNLEQGQQW; encoded by the coding sequence ATGCAGGCGATGCAGTACGAGATCACTCTGCCTGCCGACTACGACATGGGGATCATCCACCGCCGGGTCGCCGAGAAGGGGCGGCTGACGGACGAGTTCCCGGGCCTGGCGATGAAGGCCTATCTGGTCCGCGAGCGCGGTGTGGCCGGTTCGCCGGTCAACCAGTACGCGCCGTTCTACCTCTGGAACACCGCCACCGGGATGAACGCCTTCCTCTGGGGGCCGGGCTTCCGCGGGCTCAGCCAGGACTTCGGGCGCCCGGTGGTGCGCAGTTGGCTGGGGCTGGCCCATCAGCGCGGGCAGCGGTTCGACGCCACCCCGACCACCGCCGTACGCCGGCTGCTGCCGGTCCCGGGCGATGCCGATCCGGCGGAGCTGATCGAGCGCATGCTCAGTACGCTGCCCGCCGACGGCGACCACCCCGCCGTGCACTCGATCGCCGTCGCGATCGACACCTCGGGCTGGGAGCTGGTCACCATGACCCTCGGCACGGACGATCTCCCGGACCAACTGCCCGGCGAACGCTACCGGGTGCTCCACCTGAGCGCCCCGGAACTGACCAACCTGGAGCAGGGGCAACAGTGGTGA
- a CDS encoding LysE family transporter, with amino-acid sequence MRAAALAGLLAGYGIAVPVGAIGALLVGLSARRGWRIGAGAALGVATADGVYAAVAVLGGQSAARFLAPASTPLRWAAGVVLLGIAARTALTALKVRQGRTADKGPQLVAGSAVRAYAALLGLTLLNPATVIYFVALVLGGSARHQAGPVFVIAAFLASASWQLLLAVGGALLGRGLTGERGRLATALLASALITALAVRSLPLG; translated from the coding sequence ATGAGGGCCGCGGCGCTCGCCGGCCTGCTGGCCGGATACGGGATCGCGGTGCCGGTGGGCGCCATCGGGGCGCTGCTGGTGGGGCTTTCGGCGCGCAGGGGCTGGCGGATCGGCGCCGGCGCCGCGCTCGGTGTGGCGACGGCCGACGGGGTGTATGCGGCGGTGGCGGTGCTGGGCGGCCAGAGCGCCGCGAGGTTCCTGGCGCCGGCCTCAACTCCGCTGCGGTGGGCGGCCGGTGTGGTGCTGCTCGGGATCGCGGCGCGGACCGCACTGACGGCGCTGAAGGTCCGACAGGGGCGAACGGCCGACAAAGGCCCGCAGTTGGTGGCCGGTTCGGCTGTCCGTGCCTACGCGGCCCTGCTCGGGCTGACCCTGCTCAACCCGGCGACGGTGATCTACTTCGTCGCGCTGGTGCTCGGCGGGAGCGCGCGGCACCAGGCGGGGCCGGTGTTCGTCATCGCCGCGTTCCTGGCCTCCGCCTCCTGGCAATTGCTGCTCGCCGTGGGCGGTGCGCTGCTCGGGCGCGGGTTGACGGGCGAACGGGGGCGCCTGGCCACGGCGTTGCTGGCGAGTGCGCTGATCACGGCGCTGGCGGTGCGGAGCCTGCCGCTCGGGTGA
- a CDS encoding alpha/beta fold hydrolase — protein MENDGIRIHYVVGGHGPALVLLHGWPETWQAWSGIAPQLAQDHTVIAVDLRGLGDSQPAPSDAQGSYAALTLATDVHAVTQQLGLQKIDLAGHDVGGGVALAYAAEYRDQVDKLAILEAPPTTAYLNFVQTKSDYLWWDAMVNGPQGDMAEQLVAGREKVFYSAVYAGPAGGKGGTISPEAVKRYVEAYSRPGSTHAGLEFFRQQDVGERAVQDLIDKDGKLTIPVLGVGGQYSMNSEVGEDTGKLAATNVTTVVAPNANHWVMEEQPQFVTNLLSGFFKG, from the coding sequence GTGGAGAACGACGGGATCCGGATCCACTACGTGGTCGGCGGGCACGGCCCGGCGCTGGTGCTGCTGCACGGCTGGCCGGAGACCTGGCAGGCCTGGAGCGGCATCGCGCCCCAACTGGCCCAGGACCACACGGTGATCGCGGTCGATCTGCGCGGCCTCGGCGACTCCCAGCCGGCCCCCAGTGACGCCCAGGGCAGTTACGCCGCGCTCACGCTGGCCACGGACGTGCACGCGGTCACCCAGCAGCTCGGCCTCCAGAAGATCGACCTGGCCGGCCATGACGTGGGCGGCGGGGTGGCCCTCGCCTACGCGGCCGAATACCGGGACCAGGTCGACAAGTTGGCCATCCTGGAGGCGCCGCCGACCACCGCCTACCTCAACTTCGTACAGACGAAGTCGGATTACCTGTGGTGGGACGCGATGGTGAACGGCCCGCAGGGTGACATGGCCGAGCAGTTGGTGGCGGGCCGCGAGAAGGTCTTCTACTCAGCGGTGTACGCGGGCCCGGCCGGTGGCAAGGGCGGCACGATCAGCCCGGAGGCGGTCAAGCGGTACGTCGAGGCGTACAGCCGGCCCGGCAGCACCCACGCGGGCTTGGAGTTCTTCCGCCAGCAGGATGTCGGGGAGCGGGCGGTCCAGGACCTCATCGACAAGGACGGCAAGCTGACCATCCCGGTGCTCGGCGTCGGCGGCCAGTACAGCATGAACTCGGAGGTCGGCGAGGACACGGGCAAGCTGGCAGCCACCAATGTCACCACCGTCGTGGCGCCGAACGCCAACCACTGGGTGATGGAAGAGCAGCCGCAGTTCGTGACGAACCTGCTGAGTGGCTTCTTCAAGGGCTGA